A region of the Myripristis murdjan chromosome 10, fMyrMur1.1, whole genome shotgun sequence genome:
aacaaaacagtcttAATTCAACACTATCAATCAATCTAGGATTTCTTGTGTTCAAGTAAGGGGCagacaaaaataagaattatattcttctctctgctcctttctaatcatgaaaagcatcaatctgaaatatgtgatgtgaattttttttttgtactaatttcattactgtgcattttcatgaacggaataaataacaatgaatgaatgaatgaatgaacacactCGCAGACAGATTGGTCTAAccagggtccagacaatattgttacctGAAAagggaactaaagcccaccaagccctgctggaatgtattactatagaaaatgcagccccttAAACTCATTTTCTTACAGTtactgacttttaggaacttTCAGATCTTGGCAGATGACAAAGAtagtactcaagaataatatTACAGAAAATCCCCTTTTTTAGCCGCGTTTACCATCCATTTAAAGGAACAcgagtgttaaaaaaaaaaaatggtaaaaacattaagtaaaaacagtaacactttttcctgtctctctttttcttttttcctcctcctccctcataAAGAAAGGTGgccaacacaaacactgactcaCCTGGACATTGTCCTCTGTGACCTCGATCTCAGCTGTGTAGATGTAGTCGACTAGTTTCATCAGGGTCCACCCATCCACCTCTCTGATCTCCACCTGCTGGGCTTTGCTCTCACTCATATCACCTGCAAACACAGAGTTCAACGTGAGAACATAAACACGCTGTGCACAAATGCATGCCATGGACCATGCCTAGcaaacaactgtgtgtgtgtgtgtacctgtgaaCATGGCACAGAAGTAGGGGCTACAGGAAGCCAGGACCACTCTGTGAGCCGGCACCTTAACGCTCCCTGCTACCAGCTGGACATCACACAGCATCTTCTTACTGAAGGATGAGGAGGGATAGGAGAGGGGAAAGTGGTGACAGAGATACCAtttgcaaaactttttttttttttttttcgaaagacCATGCAAGATATGATCAAGATATGATATATACAGATATGATCCAGTTTAGAGGTTTATGTTTCATTGTGACAATTAAAGGCAAAATCCACCTTTGGATGCGCAAACAATATTGCATGTCCAGTGCTTTCCACTATTTATTATGTGACAAGTTACAATTGAGCTTCTTGCCTCATCTTCTACGACAGTTTGGGATTTCTTTCCCAGAATACATCAacagctcctcctccccccgcaCCCAGTTAATGGACATGCCCTTATTGCATTCATAGATAGATTACATATTTCTTAAGTGTTATTAAAGTGGAGAGAACAACAGTAATAGTGACAGCACAGTAACAGCAAGTATGCAATGCTTTTGTACAGTCAAGAGAAAGTGATTTGCACCCCTTACTCCAAACACAATGTGCCTTGTGGCTGCTTTGCACTCTGGTCTATTGTTATCTCAGAAATAAGAACTcttgattctgagggactgaaatacaaaacctgatgTAACTGCTCATGTTTTAGATAGAGTGACTGTTGTCTTTCCCTGCTAGCAGTCTTTACTGTAGCTGTacaggaaaaacaagaatttaaaaaaaaaaaaaaaaaaaaaaaaaaaaaaaaaaaaaactgccaccaGAATATGTAAATCACACCACTAAACAGCATTAACAGACCCAGCAATCCAAGTTCCATTCTAACttgcttttttaaatgtgttaaatagtgtgtgggtggatttttcctttatatAATTTAATGGTTCCAATCAGACCGCAGTAATTCACTGCTACACTACCATACTGGGTGAAAGAAGCTAAACCAGGGCTGACTCAAGTGTTAATACACAGTTTCTGACTGGCAGAGGTCATATGACACTAATGTGGCAGGGGCAGGCCACAAAAACATGACAGTAGTGAcgaaaacacagaaacacacacctcctcagGTCATTCATCAGCTGGAAAGCCTTCCGCATGTGTGTCTGGTTGAAGGTGTGCATCCCTCCGTCCACCGTGTCCTCCTCCGAGTCTCCGGTGCAGTTTGGCTGCGGCGAGGCCGACGTGGCCACCCGACTGGTAAGACATGAGAGGCAGTGTCTGGATCATCGGGGACAGCGGTGAGCGTACAATTAGCAGAGGGTACTTCCTGGTCCATTATGGCAATGTGCTGTGGCTGGTGTCATTGAATTTAGATGTTGCTGCAAAGTTTGTACACTAACTCCACATTAAGGACTTTATATATGTGGAAATTAATGGCTGACAATACTCACATGTAATATGTAGGTATCAACTGCTATTACAAGTTTTTCATAAAAGCTTTGGAGAGCAAAGAGGACAAACTTTAATAACTACGGTGCAGAGAGGATGTTTGTGcacaaaagtaaaacatttgaaaaatggtAACGCAAGTGTCATGTGAGCGTTCAATGAAATTCTGATCTTTGTTATCATTTCTAGGGctcatgcagtaaaccaatggTTATTACCATGACATTGTGAGTGTGCTAAATGACCGTTCAAGCATGCCAATCTGAATGAGGATCCCACTGTATCAACAACAAATGTATGGCATTAACCTTtaccccatgttttttttcctctctctttttttcctcattgtgCTCTTATGCCAAGCTTGTTTTCAGTCAGGGATACAAgtgccagagaaaaaaaaaaatcccctgatAACCagactttcattttcatgtgtggGTCTGACCCAGAAGAAACAGGCCCACTGGATGTCCCAAACCATTTTAAATCCTAACCCAGCAGGAGAGGCTTTCTGAATTGTTATCCCAAAATGTATAAAGCTTTAGctaaatacctttttttttttaatgtccaaTGCAATAGATTTTGAACAGGTACCTGGAAGACCGACAGTGTAAATGGGCATTTGCAAAATCTCAAGTTCACCTTCCCTAAGTGAAAACGATTTAAAGTGGCTggctttcctgtgtgtgtatgtgctggaTGTAATTTGGCTCTTAATtaattgtctgtcttttttccatAACCAGATCAAGAGAGATATAAGGAAGAAGTTCTACAACAATTACAAGCCACAGGAATGGTTGCAATTTTGATTCAGAGGTGCACTCGCCATCAGGATCCATGATATGTAAACTGATGTACATTAGTGGTTCACCCTGTTTACTCCCTCCATGCCAAGCCACCCAAAGTTAGAAATCTCCTTTGCAAGTCTGGGAAAGTTGCTGATGAGGAGAGGATTTACACGAAACAAAAATTCTCACATGTTCTGTCCACATGAGTCCAAAAATCCACAACTAATATATGACATGCTGCCAAGAGTTTTCAGCATCCTGAGGCGATTTGTGTAGGCTGCTGTGAACATGCTCCTTTACtaaatacaatttttaaaatcactaCAGCCAGTTAATTCGATCACCGGTGTGGATTTGAGATTTGTCAGAATGtttcaataacaaaaaaaataataacacccTCCACTGCTTTTCTATATAGCTTGTTCAGCTCAGCAGTGATTTGACTTGGGACAGGTACAGTCACAGTCTTGTCAGAAGCTGCAGTTTTCTGTGTATAATTCGTTAAAGACAATTAATTCAAGCGCTGTTTCTAATGCCAGTCTGTGTTTTGAGTTTGCTGTGCGGCAACTAAGTCAGTCAGCTGGCTAGCATTTAGCATCTGCTAGCCATTCAGCTTTACCGTTAACATCACCAAATGACAACAGCCTGACAGGTGTCACTGTTTGCCGAGGACAGACCAATGTTGGACGCTTTACAAATAAACTGTGCTCAGTCTGTGGATAACAAACAAGGACTTGTGGGCTGTTTCTCTGCAAGCTACATGTTAGCGTAGAGTTTGGTTAGCAACTTACTACATCGGCTAAGTCGCGAGCGAGGCTAGCCAGGCTAACGTTAGTCAACACGCGCCGGCCGTTGGGCAGGTTGCCTTGGGTTTACAGCCACGAGGTCAAAGGAGGTGAAATATAATCTGACAGATGTAACGACAACATGAGCCACAGCCGTAAAAAAATAATCCCTGGTGCTCAGCCTACTCACCCCAACGATACACCGTCCATCGTCACGGAGTCCGACGCTGCACCATGCATGAGCACGAGCTCTCCAGGCAAAGATTGTCTATTACAAAGATTGATCACTCCGTGcttgctgaaaacaaaacaaaaaaaaaacccaaacactgACCCACCTCccaggctgcaaaaaaaaaaaaaaaaaaaaaaataggcgcAGCTCTAAGGCGTGGCTCTCCTGCAAATGTACTTACAGTAGAGCATTGTCATGCACAATTAATGCAATTATAACCCCAAATGACCAATATATAACCAATATATTCCTCAATAATATTTCAATAGCTCATGGTGCTTGCAGCACTCTGTTGGGACAGCATAAACCCtcctgattattattatgattataataACTATTATCATGGGCAGAATATATGTGGAAAAAGTACCATACCTCCCTGCTTTTCCATAATGTGTGTTATCCTCTCAAGCATGACACATTTATTGCAGATTTATCCTGCATTTATCCACCATTTCAGTATAAAGCAAGGCTGGGGAAGCTTTCTTCCTATTACGGGCCATTTCAGTTTATATGGAATCCTTTGAAGGCCGTACAAAATTACTGAATTGAAATTTATCTCAATCATTTGATTAATATGTTAATATTAATAAGAAGAATTTAAGTGTTCAATTAACATGCTTTTTATTGGTCAAACTTCATACAAACCTTAATGCAATGGTGAGGcatctgatgtcagatggtagagtgatgatgatgctatTTGCAGCTGCTTTTCCAGGTTTGGGCCAGTCAGCCTTAAGAGGAGCCGAGACTTTGCAAGAGGCAGTTTTGAAAAGAACTGCTCAGAGCAGGAGGTCGTCCCAAACAGAGATGCAAACTTCAGTGCATGTGTAGTCAGTATGGGAAAATCTTCAGGACCTTGTTTCATTGCAGGCCAGAGAGAAAAACTGGGTTCAAACAGAAAGGAACCACCTAGTAGGACGTGTTAGTCTgctattttatgtcattttctcATATCTCAGAGAAAAGGTAATTGctgtattttttgcatttttgagttGCTTTGTTTCTTGTATTTATGAATTTTCTCGCAGGCCGGATCAAGCACTCTCATGGACTGCTTGTGGCCTGGAGACCAGAGGTTCCCCACCCCTGCTCTAAGGTGACAATGATTTCAGTTTCAGATTAGTTTATTTAATCAAGGGACAATGTAtattagtaaaacaaaaacaattgtaAATATGCCAGAGTTAGCCAGAAGGCTAGTTTTCATCTGTAGTTCTTATGCCAAGATGTTATACACATGGCTTAAATGATTGAGGTATAAAATGGTCACCTTCCATTCAACACTAAACTAATATTgacaattttcacttaaatTCCTTTTGCATTTCATTAGGCTACGTTTCTCTTTGTTGCATCTTCATTATTTAGTACTGATGGCCATAACAATAGACATCAATAATTCTGCATTACGCAATGTCGTGGTTATAGTTACTGGAAAATGTGTCTACGCCCACTTCCCAACTCTTATCGTACCCAGAAATAGCGGCAGAGTGGGAGCTCTTGCTCTGTTCCTCCTCTCAGCTAACATGGTGCCTGCTGCTGCCAGTGTGTACTACACATCCTTCATATTCACTCTCtccaatcacacacacgcaaaaacatAAACTTACATTTGTAAAATCTACACTACACAAGTCAAACAGGCGTGGTGGACCAAGCATCTTCAACATCTACAACCTTCAGAGACTTAAGAGGCGGCTGTGTCTCCACGTCCTCCTGCCCCGTTGCTTGGTTACGTGCCGATGGAGAGACGCGCGCAATCAGCTTTAAAgataaatctgatttttaattgtATTGTGACGTGTATATTTAAGTTTTTCTTAATACTACTATCATAATTAATCATCCGATCATCCCAACTAACGGATTCAGATTGGAGGAAGCTAAGTCTACACACGTGATCGCATTAATACATATGCtgtattgccttttttttttttttttttttttggagttgtCCCACTATTACTTATCTCAGTTGTCACTGTCCGCGGCCAAAAGGACCAGATTTCTCCAGCGGAGTTATTTTAGCGTTAAGATTTTGCCTGAGGATCAGCTTGCTGCATGTCGGTTTTCAAAGTTGACTTTTAATACGCCACCCCCATTTGAAACCCAGATATTAAGCGACATGTATTACATTGTTTAGACGGCATGTTTGAACACCGCAAACCAGTGggattaattttaaaataagcacctaaggttttttttttttcctttttattctaAAATTTTCTAGGCAATCAGTGAAATGGAAACTAGGAAACTGCTCGTAATGTTGCCGAGGTCCCCCTGCTCCCTCACCGCGGGTGTCCGCGGGtcacactttgaaaaccactcaTAGGTAAGGTAAGTTAGGTCTAGTAAAGCACTGTGTTGTCCTGGGACAATAAAACAGGTACTGCAAAATAAAACGTTCTTGATATGCAGTTACCTTCCAGTATATACACATCGATTTTATCATTATCAATATAAACACGCAAACTTTTAAGGGTGCATTCAGATTTAAAGGCTTTACTGATTCTGTCCTGCAGGAAATCGCATCATCCTGAGTTTTAAGTGGGTGTTAAGGGAGACTACTGTACCATTTGATGTCCAGTTTCCTAACAAAACAAAGGTTGCTCATGTTTGATGACTCTAAAAGATGTCAGccattgcaaataaaacattaatagAGAACAATAACAGGAGTCATGGCTCACAGGGGTCGCGGAAGACAGGCAGCTGCATCagcatactaaaaaaaaaaaaaaaaaaaaaaaacatgctggtCACGGCTGCACTGACTTCCGCCTCTGCCTCCCACAGCAGTGACAAGAGGATCTCTGCCTGTATAAAATGGCCGATAAGGAAACGCAGGAATTTGGAGAAGCAACACTCCCTCCTGGTGGCAACTTCATGAATTCAGCTAGAAGTCGCAAGGAAATAGTTCAGGGATAATGTTATAGAGATCACTCCGCAGCTCCAACACCCTTGCATATTGTAATAGAAACAAAGCTCAAAGCGTTGACCCCCCCTCAGCCCCATGACACAACTCACTAGAATTAAGAGAAATcagaaatgttcattttcaaaacattaaaaacctTTAATAATAAAAGCAGGAGTAAAACATAGGGGTGAACTGAACACATGAATCATTAAACACTTTCAATGCAAAGTATTACCAAACAAAAGCATAAGTAGGACgggcaaaataacaaaaaataaaaatgaaaaaaaagttgttgggTCGAtttacaattaaaacaaaaggaaGCAAAAATGCACTTATTAAAATAATCCGAGACATTTCTCACGGATTTTTTTAAGATCAAGAAACTCAAGCAACCAAGACCAAAGTCTCACACTATAGTCGACTCCACTGATACCCTGAGTTcatgatgcaaaaaataaaaaaataaaaaataaaaaatatatataatatatatccGGCTGGCTTACAAGACAAATAATTCCATTAATAATTTTGAAGCAGTGACTGACATTAACGTTGTACTTGTGTCAATAAAatactccctccctcccctccccccaacaTAACAAAGTACATTTCAGCAGTTCGCAAAGATTAAATTGTTGGTAGTAAAGTCCATAACATCTCTTGAATGTGAGAACAGATGGGGGTCCAGGTGTGGGGTTGCAAGGCTTCAGGACAGTCTCATTCATCAGTCATTGTGGGGGATGGGCAAAAATTAACAAAGACACCCCCATCCGGGCCTGCTGTGGgtgatatgtatgtgtgttcgTGTAAATTCAGTTCAGAAGATTTTGTCCCCATAGACATTGCCAAACTCTTGCCATTTAGTATCCCCCCCTGCTGTATCCTCCACTTCCTCTGGCGCTGTAGTTGCCGTACGGGCCCCCGCTCCTGTTTGAAAAGTTACCGCTCTTCATGGCACCATAACAGGAGGGCTCCTGTCCGTAGTTTCCGCCAAAGCTACCGTACCCGTTCCCATTACCGCCATAACCCCCACTGTAGCTCCCGTAGCCCTCGTTATAACTTCCACCTCCATACCCGCCCTGGTTGTGGCCGTAGCCGTCGTAGCTGCCTTCTCCGTAGCTGTTGTAGCCATTATTATAGTGTCCGCCGTAGCTGCCTCTTCCGCCGCCATAGCTGTTGTACGGTCTTCCCCGGCCTCTTCCTCCCCTGCCGCCGGCAGCCTGCATCTCCTGCTTGGTCAAAGCTTTCTTCACCTCCACTTTGTGTCCTTGGACTGTGTGGAATTTCAGCAACACCGCCTTGTCGGCTGAGTCGTTGTCCTCGAAGTAGACAAAGCCGAAGCCTCTCTTCCTGCCGGATTCTTTGTCGGAGATGACTTCGGACTTCTCCACTACGCCATACTGACTAAAATACTCGGTGAGGTGATCCGGCTCGATTTCGTCTTTCAGCCCACCAACGAAGATTTTCTTGACTTTAGCCAGGGCTTCTGGTCTGTTAGCATCCTCTCGAGACACGGCCCTCTTCACCTCCACGTTGCTGCGATCTATGACATGTGGCCTAGCGGCCATTGCTGCATCAGCCTCCTCCGTCGTCGAGAAGGTTACGAAGCCGAAGCAGCGGGACCGCTGGAGCTGCTGATTCAGGACGACGACGCAGTCCGTCAGCGTGCCGAACTGCTCAAAATGCTTGCGGAGTCCATCGTCTGTGGTCTCAACGTTCAGTCCGCCGACGAAAAGCTTACAGAGTTGGCTCGACATGATTCAAGTTGGACTAAGAGTGTGATAACACGGCCAAACTCggtccctcttcttcttcaatGGAGTGACGTAAATGCCGTCCGACCGACTCTTGTCTGCGTACGACTACGTATCGAGCGATGATTGGTTGTCTCGATACTATCTCCACCCACTCTGACGTTCAAATGACTTCAGTTAAAGTTGCATTCAAACCCGCTCGGAAATGTCAACTACCTCTTTGGGCGAGagtagcaacagaaaaataGTTAAATAAGTAAAACTCACTTCTAAAATAGAAAACAGCTACCGAAGGTGCAAGCACTGCAGTCGTATGCCCTTATTTTTCCTAAAAtaccaaagtgaaaatgtggtACTACATCACAGTAACAGTCATGTCGTGTCAGCACGCGGTGGCTTATTTCTTCGATGCAATGTTACGTGAGACTCTTGAAACGAGAAGTAATGAAAGGCCGCATttaacaaaaccacaaaacgCATGCAGGATATGAAGGATATAACTACATACTTGCTCAAATTATCACCTAAACAATTGTAATGCTTCAGTTCATTTAAGTAACTGACCCTAATTATTAAATACATCTCAATGTATCACAGACAAGCCCTTACGCAAGAAAGTCATTCAAGTTGAAACAAGAAAGTGAAACAAGCCCTGCTAGCACAGAAcggtccgttttttttttccctcaacttTTCTTAACAGTTTTTCAATACAGGttcataaaaacaatattgtaaTTTATCCTGAGGCAAATATACAGGTGTACTGTACCCCTACAATGCTTGATTACACCACCCCATGTTTTATCAACCTATCACTGAGGATGTAGGGTGCCCA
Encoded here:
- the LOC115366868 gene encoding heterogeneous nuclear ribonucleoprotein A0-like; the encoded protein is MSSQLCKLFVGGLNVETTDDGLRKHFEQFGTLTDCVVVLNQQLQRSRCFGFVTFSTTEEADAAMAARPHVIDRSNVEVKRAVSREDANRPEALAKVKKIFVGGLKDEIEPDHLTEYFSQYGVVEKSEVISDKESGRKRGFGFVYFEDNDSADKAVLLKFHTVQGHKVEVKKALTKQEMQAAGGRGGRGRGRPYNSYGGGRGSYGGHYNNGYNSYGEGSYDGYGHNQGGYGGGSYNEGYGSYSGGYGGNGNGYGSFGGNYGQEPSCYGAMKSGNFSNRSGGPYGNYSARGSGGYSRGGY